In Sandaracinaceae bacterium, one DNA window encodes the following:
- a CDS encoding DUF2254 domain-containing protein produces MRLTSWVGLRQLVENLRGSYWFIPSVMAFGAVCLAIASIALDRTLPPDWLGDLRLIGPNGPEGARAVLTTVAGSMIGVAGVTFSITIAAVAYSASQFAPRLLTNFMRDRGNQLTLGTFVAAFLYCLVVLRAVNEAWGPGSGEAAEPFVPQIATLVALALAVAGCVVFIYYIHHIPQSIHISRVIARIGETLNDRLREFFPEALVEPTTAPPIPVDAIEIRSEVAGYIQRIDLDHLTELARRIDAVIHLPHAAGEFVAVGRVIARVSARGLEEEVQALADSVRSAFALGALRTPREDVLFPATELLEIATRALSPGVNDPFTAISCIDRLGAALSEVARRGDEHGQRFDEEGTLRVVGRPLTFEVFTSEVLDRLRPYVVRDRNAALHLASALVEVAEDVRTPSRRAALRTQLLSLREEASPHLCRADADRMASRTRAALEALGPRPLALSA; encoded by the coding sequence ATGAGGCTGACGAGCTGGGTCGGCCTGCGGCAGCTCGTCGAGAACCTGCGCGGGAGCTACTGGTTCATCCCCAGCGTGATGGCGTTCGGCGCGGTCTGCCTCGCCATCGCGAGCATCGCGCTCGACCGCACGCTGCCGCCCGACTGGCTGGGAGATCTCCGCCTCATCGGGCCGAACGGCCCCGAGGGAGCGCGAGCGGTGCTGACGACGGTCGCGGGCTCGATGATCGGCGTGGCCGGCGTGACGTTCTCGATCACCATCGCCGCCGTGGCCTACAGCGCCTCGCAGTTCGCGCCTCGTCTGCTCACGAACTTCATGCGCGACCGCGGCAACCAGCTGACGCTCGGCACCTTCGTGGCCGCGTTCCTCTATTGCCTCGTCGTGCTGCGGGCGGTGAACGAGGCGTGGGGCCCGGGCAGCGGAGAGGCCGCCGAGCCCTTCGTGCCGCAGATCGCCACGCTCGTTGCCCTCGCGCTCGCCGTCGCGGGCTGCGTCGTCTTCATCTACTACATCCACCACATCCCGCAGAGCATCCACATCTCGCGGGTGATCGCGCGAATCGGGGAGACCCTGAACGACCGGCTGCGTGAGTTCTTCCCCGAGGCGCTCGTGGAGCCGACGACGGCGCCGCCGATCCCGGTCGACGCGATCGAGATCCGCTCCGAGGTGGCCGGCTACATCCAGCGCATCGACCTCGATCACCTGACGGAGCTCGCGCGGCGGATCGACGCGGTGATCCATCTGCCCCACGCGGCGGGCGAGTTCGTGGCGGTGGGGCGCGTCATCGCGCGTGTGTCCGCGCGGGGTCTCGAGGAGGAGGTGCAGGCGCTGGCCGACTCCGTCCGCTCCGCCTTCGCGCTCGGCGCGCTCCGCACGCCGCGGGAGGACGTGCTCTTCCCGGCCACCGAGCTGCTCGAGATCGCGACCCGCGCGCTCTCGCCAGGCGTCAACGATCCGTTCACCGCCATCAGCTGCATCGACCGCCTCGGAGCGGCGCTGTCGGAGGTCGCGCGGCGAGGCGACGAGCACGGGCAGCGCTTCGACGAAGAGGGCACGCTCCGCGTCGTCGGCCGACCGCTGACCTTCGAGGTCTTCACCTCCGAGGTCCTCGACCGGCTCCGGCCCTACGTCGTCAGGGATCGCAACGCCGCCCTGCACCTGGCGAGCGCGCTGGTCGAGGTCGCCGAGGACGTGCGCACGCCATCGCGTCGAGCCGCGCTGCGCACGCAGCTGCTGTCGCTGCGCGAGGAGGCGAGCCCGCACCTCTGCCGCGCGGACGCCGACCGCATGGCGAGCCGCACCCGCGCCGCGCTCGAGGCGCTCGGCCCGCGCCCGCTCGCGCTCAGCGCGTGA
- a CDS encoding HD family hydrolase, giving the protein MTERAARIVDTLVALDPLADLPRTGWLLRGVRPCESIADHSYGVALTVMLLVDALRDEGATVDGEKALRMALVHDAPEAKTGDVPMPQKTPAMDAALEVLEEGIVARTLPARQQETWREMEDGESLEARVVKAADKIQMMTKALVYGRQRRGDLHEFWKNDKNFRDRELAVAKECFALLQARHASGEWELGRW; this is encoded by the coding sequence ATGACCGAGCGCGCAGCCCGCATCGTCGACACCCTCGTGGCCCTGGACCCGCTGGCCGACCTGCCCCGCACGGGCTGGCTGCTGCGCGGCGTGCGTCCCTGCGAGTCCATCGCCGACCACAGCTACGGCGTCGCGCTCACCGTGATGCTGCTCGTGGACGCGCTGCGAGACGAGGGCGCGACCGTCGACGGGGAGAAGGCGCTCCGCATGGCGCTGGTGCACGACGCGCCCGAGGCGAAGACGGGCGACGTGCCCATGCCGCAGAAGACGCCCGCGATGGACGCCGCGCTCGAGGTGCTCGAGGAGGGCATCGTGGCGCGCACCCTCCCCGCGCGGCAGCAGGAGACGTGGCGCGAGATGGAGGACGGCGAGAGCCTCGAGGCGCGCGTGGTGAAGGCGGCCGACAAGATCCAGATGATGACGAAGGCGCTCGTCTACGGCCGACAGCGGCGCGGCGACCTGCACGAGTTCTGGAAGAACGACAAGAACTTCCGGGACCGGGAGCTGGCGGTGGCCAAGGAGTGCTTCGCGTTGCTGCAGGCGCGCCACGCGAGCGGCGAGTGGGAGCTCGGCCGCTGGTAG
- a CDS encoding DNA mismatch repair protein — MGRRSRRRRLLVERRAMMQLVADSQENAPRSAATGAALALRAPDVDEAWVDLIHHDPLVTIDKELLRSALRFAFESGDAGGLLGKAVDDAPITPSRWNPESFAGGLFLPELLTSCFLIEVGKKRLVPSQTHLVKLLSHPPEDQRDVALRQEVLRELAATPALRGALSTIYVALRELRSLLDERAMTPGETIKRKVDVLNAIKTFLDAADEGLADATSALSRLHEFAAEVRARDVYTRLAQILDFERNMALLEVRVVLGSDGRIRDFQLVEAKENSDNPLLWSPWRRVWSRLFSWLRGYEYTENEVLLKVIDEVFEELEDVILPCFDLIGDVELYLAALGFKDRCEKEGLSVCLPTIHPTPEPDAPSGTLAIERMFNPLLLLQDITPTPCDLHTSGHDSMVLVTGPNSGGKTRMMQALALTQLLGQSGLFVPAASAELTRAPTLFVSLIEGAPADQKEGRLGTELMRVRRLFEQLEPGSMVILDELCSGTNPSEGIAIFEMVISLLPRLRPQVWVTTHFLDAARELEAAGRVERLEFLQVELREDEPTYQFVPGVAPTSLAYMVASRLGVTQEELVALVERQERKFAALPAPVSRDETLEETG; from the coding sequence ATGGGCCGACGATCTCGACGACGGCGGCTCCTGGTGGAGCGACGCGCCATGATGCAGCTCGTCGCGGACTCCCAGGAGAACGCGCCCCGCAGCGCCGCCACAGGCGCCGCGCTCGCGTTGCGCGCGCCCGACGTCGACGAGGCGTGGGTGGACCTGATCCACCACGATCCGCTCGTCACGATCGACAAGGAGCTGCTCCGCTCCGCGCTCCGCTTCGCGTTCGAGTCCGGAGACGCCGGCGGGCTGCTCGGCAAGGCGGTCGACGACGCGCCGATCACGCCCAGCCGTTGGAACCCGGAGTCGTTCGCGGGCGGGCTCTTCCTGCCGGAGCTGTTGACCAGCTGCTTTCTCATCGAGGTCGGCAAGAAGCGGCTCGTGCCGAGCCAGACCCACCTCGTCAAGCTCCTCTCTCACCCGCCCGAGGACCAGCGGGACGTCGCGCTCAGGCAAGAGGTGTTGCGAGAGCTCGCGGCCACGCCGGCGTTGCGCGGGGCGCTCAGCACGATCTACGTCGCCCTGCGGGAGCTGCGGAGCCTGCTGGACGAGCGCGCGATGACCCCCGGCGAGACGATCAAGCGCAAGGTCGACGTGCTCAACGCGATCAAGACCTTCCTCGACGCGGCCGACGAGGGGCTCGCGGACGCGACGAGCGCGCTGTCTCGCCTGCACGAGTTCGCGGCCGAGGTGCGCGCGCGCGACGTCTACACGCGGCTGGCGCAGATCCTCGACTTCGAGCGCAACATGGCGCTGCTCGAGGTGCGCGTGGTCCTGGGCTCGGACGGTCGCATCCGCGACTTCCAGCTCGTCGAGGCCAAGGAGAACAGCGACAACCCGCTGCTCTGGTCTCCGTGGCGCCGCGTCTGGTCCCGGCTCTTCTCGTGGCTCCGTGGCTACGAGTACACCGAGAACGAGGTCTTGCTGAAGGTCATCGACGAGGTCTTCGAGGAGCTGGAGGACGTCATCCTCCCCTGCTTCGACCTCATCGGCGACGTCGAGCTCTACCTGGCCGCGCTCGGGTTCAAGGACCGCTGCGAGAAGGAGGGCCTCTCGGTCTGCCTCCCGACGATCCACCCGACCCCCGAGCCGGACGCGCCGAGCGGGACGCTCGCGATCGAGCGCATGTTCAACCCGCTCTTGCTCCTGCAGGACATCACGCCGACGCCCTGCGACCTGCACACGTCCGGGCACGACTCGATGGTGCTCGTGACGGGGCCGAACTCGGGCGGCAAGACGCGCATGATGCAGGCGCTCGCGCTCACCCAGCTCCTCGGGCAGAGCGGGCTCTTCGTGCCGGCCGCGTCGGCGGAGCTCACGCGCGCCCCGACCCTCTTCGTCTCCCTGATCGAGGGCGCGCCGGCCGATCAGAAGGAGGGCCGCCTCGGCACGGAGCTGATGCGCGTGCGGCGCCTCTTCGAGCAGCTCGAGCCGGGCTCGATGGTCATCCTCGACGAGCTCTGCAGCGGCACCAACCCGAGCGAGGGCATCGCGATCTTCGAGATGGTGATCTCGCTGCTGCCGCGGCTGCGGCCGCAGGTCTGGGTCACGACGCACTTCCTGGACGCCGCGCGCGAGCTGGAGGCGGCGGGGCGCGTGGAGCGTCTGGAGTTCTTGCAGGTGGAGCTGCGCGAGGACGAGCCCACCTACCAGTTCGTCCCCGGCGTCGCGCCCACCTCGCTCGCCTACATGGTCGCCTCGCGGCTCGGCGTGACGCAGGAGGAGCTGGTCGCGCTGGTGGAGCGCCAGGAGCGAAAGTTCGCCGCGCTGCCCGCGCCCGTGTCGCGGGACGAGACGCTCGAAGAGACGGGGTGA
- a CDS encoding YafY family protein: MRRADRLFQIIQLLRRRRRAVTARWLAEQLEVSERTIYRDIRDLASTGTPIEGEAGVGYTLRAGYDLPPLMFDEEEVEALVLGARVTGAFGDERLAKAAERVLSKVMAVLPKRLEPKLRDATLFAPRTARAASEALWIVRTAMNERKKLSMSYERADGDRRLRVVRPLGAFFWGVSWTVTAWCELREDFRNFRLDRMHDLELGEPFVDEPGRTLRDFVRTLGPDAEDMLDR, translated from the coding sequence GTGCGACGCGCCGACCGTCTCTTCCAGATCATACAGCTCCTGCGCCGCCGCAGGCGAGCGGTCACCGCGCGCTGGCTGGCGGAGCAGCTCGAGGTGTCCGAGCGCACGATCTACCGGGACATCCGGGACCTCGCCTCGACCGGCACGCCGATCGAAGGGGAGGCCGGCGTGGGCTACACGCTGCGCGCCGGCTACGACCTGCCCCCGCTGATGTTCGACGAGGAGGAGGTCGAGGCGCTGGTGCTCGGCGCGCGCGTGACGGGCGCGTTCGGCGACGAGCGGCTCGCGAAGGCGGCCGAGCGCGTGCTCTCCAAGGTGATGGCGGTGCTCCCCAAGCGCCTCGAGCCGAAGCTCCGAGACGCGACGTTGTTCGCGCCGCGGACGGCGCGGGCCGCGAGCGAGGCGCTCTGGATCGTCCGCACGGCGATGAACGAACGCAAGAAGCTGAGCATGTCCTACGAGCGCGCGGACGGCGATCGGCGCCTCCGCGTGGTGCGACCGCTCGGCGCCTTCTTCTGGGGCGTCAGCTGGACGGTGACCGCGTGGTGCGAGCTGCGAGAGGACTTCCGCAATTTCCGGCTCGACCGCATGCACGACCTCGAGCTGGGCGAGCCCTTCGTCGACGAGCCCGGCCGGACCCTGCGCGACTTCGTGCGCACCCTGGGACCCGACGCCGAGGACATGCTCGACAGGTAG
- a CDS encoding acyltransferase family protein, whose translation MRALAATLRASASPSTSSRLHLESWDRLRVVAALDTVFMHFTGDHAFFGWGLPLFLLLSVALGVSKPQAPSTARFLERRIPRILLPWAFWAVVFVGLRALSCWMSGLPPFGWLEPSMLFYGPRIHLWFLPFILVAGLAAHAAHRAVGTSKVAPVVALGLAGLAVLLAPAFGVSEWPYAQWIFSLPAIPLGFVLGRALAFERSLPRLRLLLATLLLAFVGLGVIAWGLDEGSGVYAFRHAGGFGLLALATWLPNRADPYTRRLTPLMLGVYILHPAVYGWIVKPAMCLVEVNDVRWLRVALAFPATMLLVWVLRKTWLKRFL comes from the coding sequence ATGCGGGCCCTCGCCGCCACCCTCCGCGCTTCAGCGTCACCGTCGACGTCGTCTCGGCTCCACCTCGAGAGCTGGGATCGGCTGCGCGTGGTGGCCGCGCTGGACACGGTGTTCATGCACTTCACCGGGGACCACGCGTTCTTCGGCTGGGGTCTCCCGCTGTTCCTGCTCCTGTCCGTCGCGCTCGGGGTGTCGAAGCCGCAGGCGCCGAGCACGGCGCGCTTCCTGGAGCGGCGGATCCCCCGGATCCTTCTCCCCTGGGCGTTCTGGGCCGTGGTCTTCGTCGGGCTGCGCGCGCTCTCGTGCTGGATGAGCGGCCTCCCGCCCTTCGGCTGGCTCGAGCCGTCGATGCTCTTCTACGGGCCTCGCATCCACCTCTGGTTCCTGCCCTTCATCCTCGTGGCGGGGCTGGCGGCGCACGCCGCGCACCGGGCGGTCGGCACGTCCAAGGTCGCGCCCGTGGTCGCGCTCGGCCTCGCGGGCCTCGCCGTCCTGCTCGCGCCCGCGTTCGGGGTGAGCGAGTGGCCGTACGCGCAGTGGATCTTCAGCCTCCCGGCCATCCCGCTCGGCTTCGTGCTCGGCCGCGCGCTGGCGTTCGAGCGCTCGCTCCCGCGCCTGCGGCTGCTGCTCGCGACCCTCTTGCTCGCGTTCGTCGGCCTCGGCGTGATCGCGTGGGGCCTCGACGAGGGGAGCGGCGTCTACGCCTTCCGGCACGCCGGGGGCTTCGGGCTGCTCGCGCTCGCGACCTGGCTGCCCAACCGGGCCGACCCGTACACCAGGCGGCTCACCCCGCTGATGCTCGGCGTGTACATCCTGCACCCCGCCGTCTACGGCTGGATCGTCAAGCCCGCGATGTGCCTCGTCGAGGTGAACGACGTGCGCTGGCTCCGCGTCGCGCTGGCCTTCCCGGCCACCATGCTCCTCGTGTGGGTGCTGCGGAAGACCTGGCTGAAGCGCTTCCTCTGA
- a CDS encoding DUF2330 domain-containing protein — MTRLALASQLAALLLALLAPPSAARASCMYIPPPSSVTDAPAYNPATAVFLVRRGTRTIMTIEAQYEGPEAALSIVVPVPSAISRRQVRTVSGEHFRRVDRATSPRLVHDFGRCDPNMRRRGRGLLGGAGRTGVAPMELPPVEIEDEWETDAYDVTVLSASESVGLLDFLRGRGLALPDEARSALRAYIETGHRFLLLQVDPARAERVDGQMVLSPVQIELESEELVVPVRLGTLNSPGEQELLLYVLSDAGRYEVANRPALIAPTGLALRREYAGGLERLYEGLLEVQFRRHPGATITEDVRGLGGGIPYGTLWAMGLGRVTSEEDRGSWRRMRHWTLTRIRHRYGSDLDDDLRLRVASERLRVGWPLAWQVSRSHDVFRSSFTVSHSDERCGGVREQSRVSEAWATGADPDGPPIWPGEALLEDLPSLGVMAGSRPPADWFSEPRMVEAPVEALVETDASPTDPVEAEPPRAPVARGGCAAAPGSPSSAWGLFALAWPLSCGFGASRGSGAGRRARSPRR; from the coding sequence ATGACTCGTCTCGCCCTCGCCAGCCAGCTCGCCGCCTTGCTCCTCGCGCTGCTCGCGCCTCCCTCCGCCGCGCGCGCGTCGTGCATGTACATACCGCCGCCGTCGTCCGTGACGGACGCCCCGGCCTACAACCCGGCGACGGCGGTCTTCCTCGTGCGGCGCGGCACGCGCACCATCATGACCATCGAGGCGCAATACGAGGGGCCGGAGGCGGCGCTCTCGATCGTCGTGCCCGTACCCAGCGCCATCTCGCGCCGCCAGGTGCGCACCGTCTCGGGCGAGCACTTCCGGCGCGTCGACCGCGCGACCTCGCCGCGTCTCGTGCACGACTTCGGTCGATGTGATCCGAACATGCGTCGCCGCGGGCGGGGGCTGCTCGGCGGCGCGGGTCGAACCGGCGTCGCGCCGATGGAGCTGCCGCCCGTCGAGATCGAGGACGAGTGGGAGACGGACGCGTACGACGTCACCGTGCTGAGCGCCTCGGAGTCGGTGGGGCTCCTCGACTTCTTGCGGGGGCGGGGGCTCGCGCTCCCGGACGAGGCGCGCTCGGCGCTCCGCGCCTACATCGAGACGGGGCATCGTTTCTTGCTGCTCCAGGTCGACCCGGCGCGCGCCGAGCGCGTGGACGGCCAAATGGTGCTCTCACCCGTCCAGATCGAGCTCGAGTCGGAGGAGCTCGTCGTCCCCGTGCGGCTCGGCACCCTCAACAGCCCCGGAGAGCAGGAGCTGTTGCTGTATGTGCTCTCGGACGCGGGGCGCTACGAGGTCGCCAACCGCCCGGCCCTGATCGCGCCGACCGGGCTCGCGCTCCGACGCGAGTACGCGGGGGGGCTCGAGCGTCTCTACGAGGGGCTCCTGGAGGTGCAGTTCCGGCGACACCCCGGCGCGACGATCACCGAGGACGTGCGCGGCCTCGGCGGCGGGATCCCCTACGGCACGCTCTGGGCGATGGGGCTGGGGCGGGTCACGAGCGAGGAGGACCGGGGGTCCTGGCGGAGGATGCGTCACTGGACCCTGACCCGGATCCGACACCGCTACGGGTCCGACCTCGACGACGATCTCCGGCTGCGGGTCGCGTCGGAGCGGCTGCGCGTGGGTTGGCCGCTCGCGTGGCAGGTCTCTCGGAGTCACGACGTCTTTCGGTCGTCCTTCACGGTGAGCCACTCCGACGAGCGCTGCGGCGGTGTGCGCGAGCAGTCGCGGGTCAGCGAGGCGTGGGCGACGGGCGCCGATCCGGACGGGCCGCCGATCTGGCCGGGAGAGGCGCTCCTCGAGGATCTTCCCTCGCTCGGCGTGATGGCGGGGTCGCGGCCGCCCGCGGACTGGTTCTCGGAGCCGCGCATGGTCGAGGCGCCCGTCGAGGCGCTCGTGGAGACGGACGCGTCACCCACCGATCCAGTCGAGGCCGAGCCCCCGCGCGCGCCCGTCGCGAGAGGCGGCTGCGCCGCGGCGCCGGGCTCTCCCTCGTCTGCGTGGGGACTGTTCGCCCTCGCGTGGCCGCTCAGCTGTGGATTCGGAGCGTCGCGCGGTAGCGGCGCTGGCCGTCGGGCGCGAAGTCCTCGACGGTGA